A window of the Enterobacteriaceae bacterium 4M9 genome harbors these coding sequences:
- the trmH gene encoding tRNA (guanosine(18)-2'-O)-methyltransferase TrmH, whose protein sequence is MNPARYARICEMLALRQPDLTVCMEQVHKPHNISAIIRTADAVGVHEVHAVWPAGWVRTMYSAAAGSNSWVKVKTHPDIRDAAAHFKSQGMQILATHLSDTAVDFREIDYTRPTCILLGQEKTGISQQALALADQHIIIPMTGMVQSLNVSVASALILYEAQRQRQNAGMYTRKNCTLAQEEQQRLLFEGGYPVLAKVARRKGLAYPHVNGCGEIEADANWWATMQAAG, encoded by the coding sequence ATGAACCCGGCGCGCTATGCACGTATCTGTGAAATGCTGGCCCTGCGCCAGCCTGATTTAACAGTGTGCATGGAGCAGGTTCATAAACCTCATAACATTTCGGCCATCATCCGCACGGCAGATGCCGTGGGGGTGCATGAGGTTCACGCGGTATGGCCCGCTGGCTGGGTGCGCACGATGTATTCCGCCGCTGCGGGCAGCAACAGTTGGGTGAAGGTGAAAACACATCCCGACATCCGCGATGCCGCCGCCCACTTCAAATCGCAGGGCATGCAAATCCTTGCCACCCACCTTTCCGACACCGCCGTTGATTTTCGTGAGATAGACTACACCCGCCCGACCTGCATTCTGCTGGGACAGGAAAAAACCGGCATTAGTCAGCAAGCGCTCGCACTGGCAGACCAGCACATCATTATTCCAATGACTGGCATGGTGCAGTCCCTGAACGTGTCCGTGGCCTCGGCGCTGATTTTATATGAAGCGCAGCGCCAGCGGCAGAACGCCGGCATGTACACCCGCAAAAACTGTACGCTGGCGCAGGAAGAACAGCAGCGCCTGCTGTTTGAAGGCGGCTATCCGGTACTGGCGAAAGTGGCAAGGCGTAAAGGCCTGGCCTATCCCCACGTTAACGGCTGCGGTGAAATAGAGGCCGATGCCAACTGGTGGGCCACCATGCAGGCGGCGGGGTAA
- the dtd gene encoding D-tyrosyl-tRNA(Tyr) deacylase: MIALIQRVTRASVSVENALTGEIGPGLLVLLGVEKDDDEQKANRLCERVLGYRIFSDADGKMNLNVQQAGGSVLVVSQFTLAADTGRGMRPSFSRGAEPSRAEALYEYFVERCRAQDIETATGRFAADMQVSLVNDGPVTFWLQV; encoded by the coding sequence ATGATTGCATTAATTCAGCGCGTCACGCGCGCCAGCGTCAGCGTGGAAAATGCGCTAACGGGGGAGATTGGCCCCGGACTTTTAGTGTTATTAGGTGTCGAAAAAGACGACGACGAACAAAAAGCAAACCGTCTGTGTGAGCGCGTGCTGGGATATCGCATCTTCAGCGATGCGGACGGAAAAATGAATCTGAATGTGCAGCAGGCAGGCGGCAGCGTGCTGGTGGTATCACAGTTTACGCTGGCGGCCGATACCGGGCGCGGTATGCGCCCGAGCTTCTCGCGCGGGGCAGAGCCGTCACGCGCCGAAGCGCTGTACGAGTATTTTGTTGAACGCTGTCGTGCGCAGGATATCGAAACCGCCACCGGTCGCTTTGCCGCCGATATGCAGGTTTCTCTGGTCAACGATGGCCCGGTGACCTTCTGGCTTCAGGTCTGA
- a CDS encoding AsmA family protein — protein MRFIKKFIVTVLVAILVVLIALYFLLQTRWGAGFTSNLITENSRWQLTFEKLEHRWAAPSHLVFQNLSVGYKDQPAMLSAKRVDVGLSSRQLTTPRYVDSLLLEDGTLNLSATPPLLRADTLRLKNMAINQPALNARQVSGGVSPWLPEAGYILGRAAQIQFSAGELTLNGVTARNALMQGSINNGEIDLSTIGADLARGTLTARARRDSQGHWWIQNLRLNEVRLQSDKPLADFLAPVATLPALTLARLDIVDARLEGPGWAFNDLDLSLRNLALDKGEWRSDDGTLSLNASEIIWGNVQLNDPILDADLKAQGIALRKLSTRWERGMVRASGEWQRDTRTLALNDLALVGLEYTLPQDWKALWLAPTPDWISNLTVQNMTASRNLLIDIDPAFPFQLTSLDASGQQLQLARDGQWGLWSGNLNLAAAAATFNRTDVRRPSLKLDASPENIRINDMSLFAGEGMLEAKGEISQQPQRPFTLDITGRNVPLDTLNNWGWPPLTLQGNGAMQLNLTGNLAAHQPLKPTVSGQLHATDGQGHALNQTMVGGNVDGAAATDPQANAAGAQAVTQQQPVQEDSAADNSAATQQPPAQEGNAADSSAAAQQPPVQQDNAADNSAATQQPPVQEGNAADSSAATQQQPVQEGNAADSSAATQQPPVHEDSAADSSAAAQQPPVQEGDAADNNTATQQPPVQEGDAAPAQQVPEDQDNSEPPSPEQPSDAAELI, from the coding sequence ATGCGATTTATAAAGAAGTTTATTGTGACGGTGCTCGTCGCCATCCTGGTTGTGCTCATTGCGCTGTATTTTTTGCTACAGACGCGCTGGGGCGCAGGCTTCACCAGCAACCTCATCACTGAAAACAGCCGCTGGCAACTCACCTTTGAAAAACTGGAGCACCGCTGGGCGGCCCCTTCCCACCTGGTTTTCCAGAATCTCAGCGTTGGCTATAAAGACCAGCCAGCCATGCTTAGCGCAAAGCGCGTTGACGTTGGCCTGAGTAGCCGTCAGCTTACCACGCCTCGCTATGTAGACAGCCTGCTGCTCGAAGACGGCACGCTAAATCTTAGCGCCACGCCGCCATTGCTACGCGCCGACACGCTGCGCCTGAAGAACATGGCAATTAACCAACCAGCACTGAACGCACGCCAGGTGAGCGGAGGCGTTAGCCCGTGGCTGCCTGAGGCGGGATATATTCTGGGGCGCGCAGCACAAATTCAGTTCAGCGCAGGCGAACTGACGCTCAACGGCGTGACCGCTCGCAACGCGCTGATGCAGGGCAGCATCAATAACGGCGAAATAGACCTTTCAACGATTGGCGCCGATCTGGCACGCGGCACGCTGACTGCCCGCGCCCGCCGCGACAGCCAGGGCCACTGGTGGATTCAAAACCTGCGCCTTAACGAAGTGCGTCTGCAAAGCGATAAGCCACTTGCCGACTTCCTGGCACCGGTGGCGACGCTGCCCGCTCTGACGTTAGCGCGTCTGGATATTGTGGACGCGCGTCTGGAAGGGCCGGGTTGGGCATTTAACGACCTCGACCTTAGCCTGCGCAACCTGGCGCTGGACAAAGGTGAGTGGCGCAGTGATGACGGAACGCTGTCGCTCAATGCCAGCGAAATTATCTGGGGCAACGTGCAGCTTAACGACCCGATTCTTGATGCTGACCTCAAGGCACAAGGTATCGCACTACGTAAGCTCAGTACGCGTTGGGAAAGAGGCATGGTGCGCGCGTCCGGCGAATGGCAGCGCGATACGCGTACACTGGCGCTTAACGATCTGGCGCTGGTTGGGCTTGAATACACGCTGCCACAAGACTGGAAAGCGCTGTGGCTGGCACCGACCCCGGACTGGATAAGCAACCTGACGGTACAAAATATGACCGCCAGCCGTAACCTGCTGATTGATATTGACCCGGCCTTCCCGTTCCAGCTCACCTCACTGGATGCCAGCGGCCAACAGCTACAGCTGGCGCGAGACGGCCAGTGGGGGCTGTGGAGCGGTAATCTTAATCTCGCCGCCGCTGCGGCCACCTTTAACCGTACCGACGTGCGCCGTCCGTCGCTCAAGCTCGATGCCTCACCCGAGAACATCCGCATTAATGATATGAGCCTGTTTGCTGGTGAAGGCATGCTGGAAGCCAAAGGTGAAATAAGCCAGCAGCCGCAGCGCCCGTTTACGCTGGATATTACCGGGCGCAATGTGCCGCTCGATACGCTCAACAACTGGGGCTGGCCGCCGCTCACGCTTCAGGGCAACGGCGCTATGCAACTCAATCTGACAGGCAACCTGGCCGCCCACCAGCCGCTTAAACCAACGGTCAGCGGGCAGTTGCACGCAACAGACGGCCAGGGCCATGCGCTTAATCAGACCATGGTGGGCGGCAACGTGGATGGCGCTGCTGCAACCGATCCGCAAGCCAACGCAGCAGGCGCTCAGGCGGTAACGCAACAGCAGCCGGTTCAGGAAGATAGCGCCGCTGACAACAGCGCGGCGACGCAACAGCCACCTGCCCAGGAAGGTAACGCCGCTGACAGCAGCGCGGCGGCGCAACAGCCGCCGGTTCAGCAAGATAACGCCGCTGACAACAGCGCGGCGACGCAACAGCCGCCGGTTCAGGAAGGTAACGCCGCTGACAGCAGCGCGGCGACACAGCAGCAGCCGGTTCAGGAGGGTAACGCCGCTGACAGCAGCGCGGCGACACAGCAGCCGCCAGTTCATGAAGATAGCGCCGCTGACAGCAGCGCGGCGGCGCAACAACCGCCGGTTCAGGAAGGTGACGCCGCTGACAACAATACGGCGACACAGCAGCCGCCGGTTCAGGAGGGTGACGCCGCACCTGCCCAGCAAGTGCCTGAGGATCAGGACAACAGCGAACCACCGTCGCCGGAGCAACCGTCCGACGCAGCAGAACTTATCTGA
- a CDS encoding uracil-xanthine permease has product MSVNTVGSQDAQPTTPPASSELIFRLEDRPPLPQTFFAALQHLLAMFVAVITPALLICQALGLPAEDTQHIISMSLFASGVASVIQIKAWGPVGSGLLSIQGTSFNFVSPLIMGGLALKNGGADVPTMMAALFGTLMLASCTEMIISRVLHLARRIITPLVSGVVVMIIGLSLIQVGLTSIGGGYAAMSDNTFGSPKNLLLAGAVLATIILLNRQRNPYLRIASLVIAMAVGYLLAWWLNMLPPDTTPSNASLIMVPTPLYYGLGIDWNLLLPLMLVFMITSLETIGDITATSDVSEQPVSGPLYMKRLKGGVLANGLNSFVSAVFNTFPNSCFGQNNGVIQLTGVASRYVGFFVAVMLIVLGLFPAVSGFVQHIPEPVLGGATIVMFGTIAASGVRIVSREPINRRSIMIIALSLAAGLGISQQPLILQFAPDWIKNLLSSGIAAGGITAIVLNLVFPPEKS; this is encoded by the coding sequence ATGTCTGTTAACACCGTAGGCTCGCAGGACGCGCAGCCAACCACGCCCCCCGCTTCCAGCGAACTCATTTTCCGCCTTGAGGATCGCCCACCGCTGCCACAAACCTTTTTCGCCGCACTTCAGCATCTGCTGGCGATGTTTGTTGCCGTTATCACGCCTGCGCTACTGATTTGCCAGGCGCTGGGGCTGCCAGCGGAAGATACGCAGCACATTATCAGTATGTCGCTTTTTGCCTCTGGCGTGGCATCGGTTATCCAGATCAAAGCGTGGGGGCCGGTTGGCTCCGGACTGCTGTCAATTCAGGGCACCAGCTTTAACTTTGTGTCGCCGCTGATTATGGGCGGGCTGGCGCTGAAAAACGGCGGTGCTGACGTACCCACCATGATGGCCGCGCTGTTCGGCACCCTGATGCTGGCAAGCTGCACGGAAATGATTATCTCCCGCGTGCTGCACCTGGCACGGCGCATTATCACGCCGCTGGTTTCTGGTGTGGTGGTGATGATTATCGGGCTGTCGCTTATCCAGGTCGGGCTGACCTCCATTGGCGGTGGCTATGCGGCCATGAGCGACAATACTTTCGGTTCGCCAAAGAATCTGCTGCTGGCAGGGGCTGTACTGGCGACCATTATTCTGCTCAATCGCCAGCGCAATCCGTATCTGCGCATCGCCTCGCTGGTGATTGCGATGGCCGTGGGTTATCTGCTGGCCTGGTGGCTGAACATGCTGCCGCCGGACACCACGCCCAGCAACGCCTCGCTGATTATGGTGCCAACACCGCTTTATTATGGCCTGGGCATCGACTGGAACCTGCTGCTGCCGCTGATGCTGGTGTTTATGATTACCTCGCTGGAAACCATTGGTGATATTACCGCCACCTCTGACGTTTCTGAGCAGCCGGTATCCGGCCCGCTGTACATGAAGCGCCTGAAAGGCGGCGTACTGGCAAACGGCCTGAACTCTTTTGTTTCTGCGGTCTTTAACACCTTCCCGAACTCCTGCTTTGGCCAGAACAACGGCGTGATTCAGTTAACCGGCGTTGCCAGCCGCTACGTGGGTTTTTTCGTGGCCGTGATGCTGATTGTGCTGGGCCTGTTCCCGGCGGTCAGCGGGTTTGTGCAGCACATTCCTGAGCCAGTGCTGGGTGGTGCGACTATTGTGATGTTTGGCACCATTGCCGCCTCAGGCGTGCGCATTGTGTCGCGCGAGCCGATTAACCGCCGTTCGATTATGATTATCGCGCTGTCGCTGGCCGCGGGGCTTGGCATTTCCCAGCAGCCGCTCATCCTGCAGTTTGCACCGGACTGGATTAAAAACCTGCTTTCTTCTGGCATCGCCGCTGGCGGCATTACCGCTATTGTGCTGAACCTGGTCTTCCCGCCGGAAAAAAGTTGA
- the yihX gene encoding glucose-1-phosphatase, which produces MLYIFDLGNVIVDIDFGRVLGVWSDYTRVPLASLQQNFVMGESFERHERGEISDEDFAAAICHELALPLSYEQFAAGWQAIFVGLRPEVIEIMHKLRAQGHRVVVLSNTNRLHTTLWPSEYPQIHAAADRVWLSQEMGMRKPEARIYHKVLEEEGFSPGEALFFDDNADNIQAAEACGITSVRVIDKNTIPEYFATRP; this is translated from the coding sequence ATGCTTTATATCTTTGATTTGGGGAACGTCATTGTCGATATCGATTTTGGCCGCGTGCTGGGCGTGTGGAGCGATTACACGCGTGTGCCGTTAGCCAGTTTGCAGCAAAACTTTGTGATGGGAGAGTCCTTTGAACGCCATGAGCGCGGGGAAATCAGTGACGAAGATTTTGCCGCTGCCATTTGCCATGAACTGGCGTTGCCGCTGAGCTATGAGCAGTTTGCGGCAGGCTGGCAGGCAATATTTGTCGGGCTGCGCCCGGAAGTGATTGAAATCATGCACAAGCTGCGCGCACAGGGGCACCGCGTGGTGGTGTTGTCTAACACCAACCGTCTGCACACCACGCTCTGGCCGAGCGAATACCCACAAATCCACGCTGCCGCCGATCGCGTCTGGCTGTCGCAGGAAATGGGGATGCGTAAGCCGGAAGCGCGCATCTATCACAAAGTGCTTGAAGAAGAAGGGTTCAGCCCGGGTGAGGCACTGTTCTTTGACGATAATGCCGACAACATTCAGGCCGCAGAGGCCTGCGGTATCACCAGCGTGCGGGTGATAGATAAAAACACCATTCCTGAGTATTTCGCCACACGCCCGTAG
- the fabY gene encoding fatty acid biosynthesis protein FabY, translating into MYHLRVPQTEEELERYYQFRWEMLRKPLHQPKGSERDAWDAMAHHQMVVDEDGNIVAIGRLYINAENEASVRFLAVGSSVQHKGLGTLVAMTLESVARQEGVKRVTCSAREDAVAFFSKLGFIDQGEITTPQTTPVRHFLMVKPIQTLDDILHRGDWCGQLQQAWYQHIPLSEKMGVRILQYTGQKFVTTMPESGNQNPNNTLFAGSLFSIATLTGWGLIWLMLRERHLGGTIILADAHIRYSKPISGRPGAVADLGSLSGDLDRLARGRKARVQLEVELYGDDEVGAVFEGIYIVLPARPFGPLEEGGNEEE; encoded by the coding sequence ATGTATCACCTACGTGTACCGCAAACGGAAGAAGAACTTGAGCGCTATTACCAGTTCCGTTGGGAGATGTTGCGCAAACCGCTGCATCAGCCCAAAGGTTCGGAGCGCGACGCCTGGGATGCGATGGCGCATCACCAGATGGTGGTGGATGAAGACGGCAACATTGTTGCCATTGGCAGGCTGTATATCAATGCTGAGAACGAGGCCTCGGTGCGCTTTCTGGCGGTCGGCTCGTCGGTGCAGCACAAAGGGCTGGGTACGCTGGTAGCGATGACGCTGGAGTCAGTGGCGCGCCAGGAAGGCGTTAAGCGCGTGACCTGTAGCGCACGTGAAGACGCCGTGGCATTTTTCAGCAAGCTTGGGTTTATCGACCAGGGCGAAATCACCACGCCGCAAACCACGCCGGTGCGCCATTTTTTGATGGTGAAACCGATACAGACGCTGGATGATATTTTGCACCGTGGCGACTGGTGCGGGCAGCTGCAACAGGCCTGGTATCAACATATCCCGCTCAGTGAAAAAATGGGCGTGCGTATTCTGCAGTACACCGGGCAGAAATTTGTCACCACCATGCCGGAAAGCGGTAACCAGAATCCAAACAACACGCTGTTTGCCGGTAGCCTGTTTTCTATTGCAACGCTAACCGGTTGGGGGCTTATCTGGCTCATGCTGCGTGAGCGCCATCTGGGCGGTACTATCATTCTTGCGGATGCGCATATCCGTTACAGCAAACCCATCAGCGGGCGGCCCGGTGCCGTGGCCGACCTCGGGTCGCTCAGTGGCGATCTGGACCGACTGGCGCGCGGGCGTAAGGCGCGAGTGCAGCTGGAAGTGGAGCTGTACGGAGACGATGAAGTGGGTGCGGTATTTGAAGGGATTTATATCGTGTTGCCCGCCCGCCCCTTTGGGCCACTGGAGGAAGGCGGCAACGAAGAGGAATGA
- the recG gene encoding ATP-dependent DNA helicase RecG — translation MKGRLLDAVPLNALTGVGASQSEKLAKIGLHTVQDLLLHLPLRYEDRTQLYPIGELLPGIYATVEGEVLNCNITFGRRRMLVCQISDGSGILTMRFFNFNAAMKNSLATGRRVLAYGEAKRGQHGAEMIHPEYRLQGDHDAPALQETLTPIYPTTEGVRQATLRKLTDQALDLLDSCAIAELLPPELAQGLMSLPEALRTLHRPPPSMKLSDLESGQHPAQRRLIMEELLAHNLSMLALRAGAQRYHARPLAALDNLKEGLLKSLPFSPTGAQKRVVADIERDLALDVPMMRLVQGDVGSGKTLVAALAALRAIANGQQVALMAPTELLAEQHATNFRAWFEPLGVEVGWLAGKQKGKARQAQQDAIASGQISMVIGTHAIFQEQVQFHALALVIIDEQHRFGVHQRLALWEKGQQQGFHPHQLIMTATPIPRTLAMTAYADLDTSVIDELPPGRTPVTTVAIPDTRRSDIVDRVRHACTQEGRQAYWVCTLIEESDLLEAQAAEATWEELKLALAELNVGLVHGRMKSQDKQAVMQAFKQGELHLLVATTVIEVGVDVPNASLMIIENPERLGLAQLHQLRGRVGRGAVASHCVLLYKSPLSATAQKRLQVLRDSNDGFVIAQKDLEIRGPGELLGTRQTGNAEFKVADLLRDQAMIPEVQRVARHIHERWPQQAAALIERWMPETERYSNA, via the coding sequence ATGAAAGGCCGGCTGCTGGATGCTGTCCCGCTAAACGCGCTGACGGGCGTTGGTGCAAGCCAGAGCGAGAAGCTCGCAAAAATTGGCCTGCACACCGTGCAAGATCTGCTGCTTCACCTCCCCTTACGCTACGAAGATCGCACCCAACTCTACCCCATTGGTGAATTGCTGCCCGGTATTTACGCCACCGTTGAAGGCGAAGTCCTCAACTGCAACATCACCTTTGGCCGCCGCCGTATGCTGGTCTGCCAGATAAGCGACGGCAGCGGCATTCTCACGATGCGTTTTTTCAATTTCAACGCGGCGATGAAAAACAGCCTCGCCACAGGGCGGCGCGTGCTGGCCTATGGCGAAGCAAAGCGCGGGCAACATGGCGCTGAGATGATCCATCCCGAATACCGTTTGCAGGGCGACCATGACGCGCCTGCGCTCCAGGAAACGCTGACGCCGATTTACCCAACAACGGAAGGCGTGCGCCAGGCAACGCTGCGCAAGCTTACCGACCAGGCGCTGGACTTGCTCGACAGCTGCGCCATTGCCGAACTGTTACCACCTGAGCTGGCTCAGGGGCTGATGAGCCTGCCAGAAGCACTGCGCACGCTGCACCGCCCGCCACCGTCGATGAAACTCAGCGACCTGGAAAGTGGTCAGCACCCGGCGCAGCGCCGTCTGATTATGGAAGAACTGTTGGCGCACAACCTCAGCATGCTGGCGCTGCGCGCCGGTGCCCAGCGCTATCACGCCCGTCCGCTTGCCGCACTGGATAACCTAAAAGAGGGCCTGCTGAAATCACTGCCCTTCAGCCCCACTGGCGCGCAAAAACGTGTCGTCGCCGATATTGAGCGCGACCTGGCGCTCGACGTGCCGATGATGCGGCTGGTGCAGGGCGACGTTGGCTCCGGCAAAACGCTGGTTGCGGCACTGGCGGCGCTGCGCGCTATCGCCAACGGCCAGCAGGTGGCGCTGATGGCCCCAACGGAGCTACTGGCCGAGCAGCACGCCACTAACTTCCGCGCCTGGTTTGAGCCGCTTGGCGTTGAGGTTGGCTGGCTTGCCGGTAAGCAAAAAGGCAAAGCCCGCCAGGCGCAGCAAGACGCTATCGCCAGCGGCCAGATTTCAATGGTGATAGGCACACACGCCATTTTCCAGGAGCAGGTGCAGTTTCACGCGCTGGCGCTGGTGATTATTGATGAGCAACACCGTTTTGGCGTTCATCAACGCCTGGCATTATGGGAAAAAGGTCAGCAACAGGGATTTCACCCGCATCAGCTCATCATGACCGCCACGCCTATTCCACGTACCCTGGCGATGACCGCCTACGCAGACTTAGATACCTCGGTGATTGACGAGCTACCGCCTGGGCGCACACCAGTCACCACCGTAGCCATACCGGATACCCGGCGCAGCGATATTGTCGACCGCGTGCGCCACGCCTGTACGCAGGAAGGCCGTCAGGCCTACTGGGTGTGTACATTGATAGAAGAGTCAGACCTGCTGGAAGCCCAGGCGGCAGAAGCCACGTGGGAAGAACTCAAGTTGGCGCTGGCGGAGTTGAACGTAGGCCTGGTACACGGGCGCATGAAATCACAGGACAAGCAGGCCGTGATGCAGGCATTCAAACAGGGCGAACTGCATTTGCTGGTGGCAACCACCGTCATTGAGGTTGGAGTGGATGTGCCCAACGCCAGCCTGATGATAATCGAAAACCCGGAGCGGCTGGGGCTTGCACAACTGCACCAGCTGCGCGGGCGCGTCGGACGTGGTGCGGTCGCCTCGCACTGTGTACTGCTCTACAAATCGCCGCTTTCGGCCACTGCACAAAAACGTCTACAGGTGCTGCGCGACAGTAACGACGGTTTTGTGATTGCGCAAAAAGATCTGGAGATTCGCGGCCCTGGCGAGTTACTCGGCACTCGCCAGACCGGCAACGCGGAATTTAAAGTCGCTGACCTGCTGCGCGACCAGGCGATGATCCCTGAAGTACAGCGCGTGGCGCGCCATATTCACGAACGCTGGCCACAGCAGGCGGCGGCGTTGATTGAGCGCTGGATGCCCGAGACCGAGCGCTACTCCAACGCCTGA
- a CDS encoding MFS transporter, which translates to MFARFSTLNRIPKGVWVVGGVSMLMDISSEIIHSLLPLFMATTLGASVILIGLIEGLAEATALIIKVFSGAISDYLGKRKGLALLGYGLGAASKPLFAIASSSGMILGARMIDRVGKGIRGAPRDALVADVTPPEVRGAAFGLRQSMDTLGAFLGPLLAVGLMLLWNDDFRAIFWIAVIPGVLAVVLLFLGLKEPATPVTQRRTNPINKENLRRLGKNCWWVVGLGAVFTLARFSEAFLVLRAQQVGIPLALIPLVMVAMNLLYFASAYPFGKLSDAMSHTTLLQLGLVVLIVADVVLALSSHWVGILCGVALWGVHMGMTQGLMAAMIAKTAPQDLRGTAFGIFSMVSGIGLLIASLGAGVIWEVWGSEYTFLAGALFCLVTLVYVRKAPPQMHD; encoded by the coding sequence ATGTTTGCCCGTTTCTCTACGCTAAACCGCATCCCAAAAGGCGTTTGGGTGGTGGGCGGTGTGAGCATGTTGATGGATATATCATCAGAGATTATTCACAGCCTGCTGCCGCTGTTTATGGCCACCACGCTGGGCGCAAGCGTCATCCTGATTGGTCTGATAGAAGGGCTGGCAGAGGCAACGGCGCTGATTATCAAAGTTTTTTCAGGGGCGATTAGCGATTATCTGGGTAAACGTAAGGGGCTGGCGCTGCTGGGCTACGGCTTGGGGGCAGCAAGCAAGCCGCTTTTTGCTATCGCATCTTCATCCGGGATGATCCTCGGTGCGCGCATGATAGACCGGGTGGGCAAGGGGATTCGCGGCGCGCCGCGCGATGCACTGGTAGCCGATGTCACACCGCCCGAAGTGCGCGGGGCAGCCTTTGGGCTGCGCCAGTCAATGGACACCCTCGGCGCCTTTCTCGGCCCGCTACTGGCGGTGGGGTTGATGCTGCTGTGGAACGATGATTTTCGCGCCATTTTCTGGATAGCGGTTATTCCGGGCGTACTGGCCGTGGTGCTGTTGTTTTTGGGCCTGAAAGAGCCTGCAACGCCAGTGACGCAGCGGCGCACCAACCCCATTAACAAAGAGAACCTGCGCAGGCTGGGTAAAAACTGCTGGTGGGTGGTGGGGCTTGGCGCGGTCTTTACGCTGGCGCGCTTTAGCGAGGCATTTCTGGTGCTGCGCGCCCAGCAGGTGGGTATTCCTCTGGCGCTTATCCCGCTTGTTATGGTCGCCATGAACCTGCTGTATTTCGCCTCGGCCTATCCTTTCGGCAAACTCTCTGACGCCATGAGCCATACCACGTTGCTGCAACTGGGGCTGGTGGTGTTGATTGTGGCCGACGTGGTGCTGGCGCTAAGCAGCCACTGGGTCGGTATTTTGTGCGGCGTGGCGCTGTGGGGCGTGCATATGGGCATGACCCAGGGGCTGATGGCCGCCATGATAGCCAAAACGGCTCCGCAGGATCTGCGCGGAACGGCCTTTGGCATATTCAGTATGGTCAGCGGCATTGGGCTGCTGATTGCAAGCCTTGGGGCCGGTGTTATCTGGGAGGTCTGGGGCTCTGAATATACTTTCCTGGCCGGTGCGTTGTTTTGCCTTGTAACACTTGTCTACGTGCGTAAAGCACCGCCACAAATGCATGATTAA
- the gltS gene encoding sodium/glutamate symporter: MFHLDTLSTLVAATLVLLLGRKMVQGIPVLKKYTIPEPVAGGLLVALALLVLNRSLGWSVEFDMSLRDPLMLAFFATIGLNANLASLRAGGKVLGVFLIVVVGFLVLQNAIGIGMATLLGMDPLMGLLAGSITLSGGHGTGAAWGKVFSERYGFESATEVAMACATFGLVLGGLIGGPVARYLVKRSAGPQGAPEDSLAPSAFEKPNVERNITSLVMVETIALIAICLTAGRVVAQLLQSTAFELPTFVCVLFIGVLLSNLLAFIGFYRVFERAVSVLGNVCLSLFLAMALMSLRLWELASLALPMLAILVVQAVFMALYAIFVTWRVMGKNYDAAVLAAGHCGFGLGATPTAIANMQAITDRFGPSHMAFLVVPMVGAFFLDITNALVIKVWLLLPIFN; this comes from the coding sequence ATGTTTCATCTCGACACGCTCTCGACCCTTGTTGCCGCAACGCTGGTGCTGCTTTTGGGGCGCAAAATGGTCCAGGGCATCCCGGTGCTAAAAAAATACACAATACCCGAGCCGGTCGCGGGCGGCCTGCTGGTGGCGCTCGCGCTGCTGGTGCTCAACCGCAGCCTGGGGTGGTCTGTCGAATTTGACATGTCCCTGCGTGACCCGCTGATGCTGGCCTTTTTTGCCACCATTGGGCTTAACGCAAACCTGGCGAGCCTGCGTGCTGGCGGCAAGGTGCTGGGTGTTTTTCTGATTGTCGTTGTCGGGTTTCTGGTATTACAGAACGCAATTGGTATCGGCATGGCAACGCTGTTGGGCATGGACCCGCTGATGGGGCTGCTGGCAGGCTCAATTACTCTTTCTGGCGGTCACGGAACCGGGGCGGCGTGGGGCAAAGTGTTCAGTGAACGCTACGGATTTGAGAGCGCAACGGAAGTGGCAATGGCCTGTGCGACCTTCGGGCTGGTGCTCGGTGGCTTGATTGGCGGGCCGGTTGCACGCTATCTGGTTAAGCGGTCTGCCGGGCCGCAGGGTGCACCGGAAGACAGCCTGGCGCCGAGTGCGTTCGAAAAGCCGAATGTAGAGCGCAACATTACGTCACTGGTGATGGTGGAAACCATCGCGCTTATCGCCATTTGCCTGACCGCCGGGCGGGTCGTGGCACAGTTGTTACAGAGCACGGCATTTGAACTACCGACCTTTGTCTGCGTGCTGTTTATTGGCGTTTTGCTCAGCAATCTGCTGGCCTTTATCGGTTTTTACCGCGTGTTCGAGCGCGCGGTGTCGGTGCTTGGCAACGTGTGCCTGTCGCTGTTTCTGGCGATGGCGCTGATGAGCCTGCGCCTTTGGGAGCTGGCGTCACTGGCTCTGCCAATGCTGGCGATTCTGGTCGTCCAGGCGGTGTTTATGGCGCTGTACGCGATTTTTGTCACCTGGCGCGTAATGGGTAAAAATTACGATGCCGCTGTACTGGCTGCGGGCCACTGCGGTTTTGGGCTGGGCGCGACGCCAACGGCCATTGCCAACATGCAGGCGATTACCGACAGGTTTGGGCCGTCGCATATGGCGTTTCTGGTAGTACCGATGGTCGGAGCGTTCTTTCTGGACATCACCAATGCGTTGGTGATTAAAGTGTGGCTGCTGCTGCCGATTTTTAACTAA